Proteins from a genomic interval of Ralstonia wenshanensis:
- a CDS encoding GNAT family N-acetyltransferase yields the protein MTATTATRFTLRPATADDCASLVRLISALAEYEKLTHLVQTTPEALATMLFGPRPYCEAVLAQVDGRAVGFALFFHNFSTFLCKPGLYLEDLFVEPEYRGLGIGKALLIHLARLAQERDCGRFEWSVLDWNAPSIAFYEAMGADVLPEWRICRATGDALTKLAATTMPASLAAQG from the coding sequence ATGACCGCCACCACAGCGACCCGTTTCACGCTGCGCCCTGCTACGGCGGACGACTGCGCCTCGCTCGTTCGCCTGATCTCCGCGCTGGCCGAGTACGAAAAGCTCACGCACCTCGTGCAGACCACGCCAGAAGCGCTGGCGACGATGTTGTTCGGGCCGCGCCCGTATTGCGAGGCGGTACTGGCGCAGGTCGATGGCCGGGCCGTGGGCTTTGCGCTGTTCTTCCACAACTTCTCGACCTTCCTGTGCAAGCCGGGCCTGTATCTGGAAGACCTGTTCGTAGAGCCAGAGTACCGCGGCCTGGGCATCGGCAAGGCACTGCTGATCCACCTGGCGCGCCTGGCGCAAGAGCGGGACTGCGGGCGTTTCGAATGGAGCGTGCTCGACTGGAATGCGCCGTCCATCGCCTTCTACGAAGCCATGGGCGCGGATGTACTGCCCGAGTGGCGCATCTGCCGCGCCACCGGCGATGCGTTGACGAAGTTGGCCGCCACCACCATGCCCGCCAGCCTGGCCGCGCAAGGCTGA
- the rpsT gene encoding 30S ribosomal protein S20, which translates to MANTAQARKRARQAVVQNAHNSALRSRLRTAIKGVRKAVAAGDKTAAAAAFKTAQSTIDSIADKKIVHKNKAARAKSRLSAAIKAMAA; encoded by the coding sequence ATGGCAAACACCGCACAAGCACGCAAGCGCGCACGCCAAGCCGTCGTTCAGAACGCTCACAACTCGGCTCTGCGCTCGCGTCTGCGTACCGCAATCAAGGGCGTCCGCAAGGCTGTGGCCGCTGGCGACAAGACTGCTGCCGCTGCTGCATTCAAGACGGCCCAAAGCACGATCGATAGCATCGCTGACAAGAAGATCGTCCACAAGAACAAGGCTGCGCGCGCCAAGTCGCGTCTGTCCGCTGCCATCAAGGCAATGGCTGCCTAA
- the mutL gene encoding DNA mismatch repair endonuclease MutL — MTSASTSRRPIRPLPDQLISQIAAGEVVERPASVVKELLENALDAGATQLQIKLEEGGVRRIAITDNGGGIPAGELPVALMRHATSKIGSLEELESVSTLGFRGEALASIASVAELTLTSRTANDAHATQIIAQTGRAQPASGGVGTTVDVQHLYFNTPARRKFLKTEQTELGHCMEVIRRTALARPDVAISVHHNGKPLEHWNATQADARTAAVLGTEFARARLPFDEEAGELRLFGFAGLPTASRGRADHQFFYVNGRFVRDRLLTHAVRSAYEDVLHGDRFPAYVLCLELPPEAVDVNVHPSKIEVRFRDSRAVHQFVYHAVQRALSRHAGEQGDSLRTDIAEAPEVAGVMTALSPADNTTRWINQMAARQTSLGIAQPRAEYLSMMRGDSTPMPSSRPAWMTDVPSAATLFDGGTATAQAPAAVAEPGAAQDADDEDAHPLGFAVAQLHGIYVLAQNTRGMVLVDMHAAHERILYEQLKAALETKRVEVQPLLIPVTFAASPVEIGTTEEFRDTLTLLGFDISAVSPTTLAVRSVPTLLQKADAQALARDVLRDLHAYGGSRVLAERQNELLATLACHSAVRANRRLNLDEMNALLRQMEATERADQCNHGRPTWIQLTVADLDRLFLRGQ, encoded by the coding sequence ATGACTTCCGCCTCGACTTCCCGCCGCCCCATCCGCCCGCTTCCCGACCAGCTGATCAGCCAGATCGCGGCCGGCGAGGTGGTCGAACGGCCAGCGTCCGTGGTCAAGGAGTTGCTGGAAAACGCGCTGGATGCCGGCGCCACGCAGCTGCAGATCAAGCTGGAGGAAGGCGGCGTGCGGCGCATTGCCATAACCGACAACGGCGGCGGCATTCCGGCGGGCGAACTGCCCGTCGCGCTGATGCGGCATGCGACCAGCAAGATCGGCTCGCTGGAAGAGCTGGAATCGGTATCAACGCTGGGGTTCCGGGGGGAGGCACTGGCCTCGATTGCCTCGGTGGCGGAGTTGACGCTCACGTCGCGCACAGCAAACGACGCTCACGCCACGCAAATCATTGCGCAAACCGGGCGGGCGCAACCGGCCTCGGGCGGTGTCGGCACCACCGTCGATGTGCAGCATCTGTACTTCAATACGCCGGCACGCCGCAAATTCCTGAAGACGGAGCAGACCGAGCTGGGCCACTGCATGGAGGTGATCCGCCGCACCGCGCTCGCGCGGCCGGATGTGGCCATCTCCGTGCATCACAACGGCAAGCCGCTGGAGCATTGGAACGCCACGCAGGCCGACGCGCGCACCGCCGCCGTGCTCGGCACCGAATTCGCCCGTGCGCGATTGCCCTTCGACGAGGAAGCCGGCGAGCTGCGCCTCTTCGGCTTTGCAGGCCTGCCGACCGCGTCGCGCGGCCGGGCCGATCATCAGTTCTTCTACGTCAACGGACGCTTCGTGCGCGACCGCCTGCTCACGCACGCCGTGCGCAGCGCTTACGAAGATGTGCTCCACGGCGACCGCTTCCCCGCCTACGTGCTGTGCCTGGAGTTGCCGCCCGAAGCGGTGGACGTGAACGTGCATCCGTCCAAGATCGAGGTGCGCTTTCGCGACAGCCGCGCGGTGCACCAGTTTGTCTATCACGCGGTGCAACGCGCCTTGTCCCGCCACGCCGGCGAACAAGGCGACAGCCTGCGCACCGACATCGCCGAGGCGCCCGAGGTTGCGGGGGTCATGACGGCACTTTCGCCGGCTGACAACACCACGCGCTGGATCAACCAGATGGCCGCGCGGCAGACGTCGCTCGGCATTGCGCAGCCGCGTGCGGAATATCTGTCGATGATGCGCGGCGACAGCACGCCGATGCCATCGAGCCGCCCTGCCTGGATGACCGATGTGCCAAGCGCCGCGACGTTGTTCGACGGCGGCACCGCGACTGCGCAAGCACCTGCTGCCGTTGCGGAGCCGGGCGCTGCGCAGGACGCCGATGACGAGGATGCGCACCCGCTCGGCTTCGCAGTCGCCCAGTTGCACGGCATCTACGTGCTGGCGCAGAACACGCGCGGCATGGTGCTCGTCGACATGCATGCCGCGCACGAACGCATCCTCTACGAACAGCTCAAGGCCGCGCTGGAAACCAAGCGCGTCGAAGTGCAGCCGCTTCTGATTCCGGTCACGTTTGCCGCAAGCCCGGTGGAGATCGGCACCACAGAGGAATTTCGCGACACGCTCACGCTGCTCGGCTTCGATATCTCTGCCGTGTCGCCCACCACGCTGGCTGTGCGATCGGTGCCGACGCTGCTGCAGAAGGCCGACGCGCAAGCGCTCGCCCGCGACGTGCTGCGCGATCTGCACGCCTACGGCGGCTCGCGCGTGCTGGCTGAACGCCAGAATGAGCTGCTCGCCACGCTGGCGTGCCACTCCGCCGTGCGCGCCAACCGCCGCCTGAACCTGGACGAGATGAACGCGCTGCTGCGCCAGATGGAAGCCACCGAACGCGCCGACCAGTGCAACCACGGTCGCCCGACATGGATCCAGCTCACCGTGGCTGACCTGGATCGACTCTTCCTGCGCGGCCAGTAA
- a CDS encoding DUF3579 domain-containing protein, translating into MAANPRQFFIQGVTRDGKTFRPSDWADRLCGVMAQFRPAGDSGDPRFTYSPYVRPVMSGGIRSVFVDERLRDIEPKALDFVLNFAHDNNLQLVEACILPEGGTPAKA; encoded by the coding sequence ATGGCAGCCAACCCTCGCCAATTCTTTATCCAGGGCGTCACCCGCGACGGAAAGACCTTCCGCCCGAGCGACTGGGCCGATCGGCTGTGCGGTGTGATGGCGCAGTTCCGCCCTGCCGGTGATAGCGGAGACCCCCGCTTCACCTACTCCCCCTATGTGCGCCCGGTCATGTCGGGTGGCATCCGCAGCGTGTTCGTCGACGAGCGCCTGCGCGACATCGAACCCAAGGCACTGGATTTCGTGCTGAACTTCGCGCACGACAACAATCTGCAGCTCGTGGAAGCCTGCATCCTGCCGGAAGGCGGCACACCCGCGAAAGCCTGA
- the miaA gene encoding tRNA (adenosine(37)-N6)-dimethylallyltransferase MiaA gives MTASAASAPRAICLLGPTASGKTAAALKLAERWPVEIISMDSALVYRGMDIGTAKPSAEEQAIAPHHLIDIIDPLDAYSAAQFANDANALIDAIRARGKLPLIVGGTMLYYKALTQGLSDLPGADPAIRAEIDAEAARDGWPALHAKLAQVDPVTAARLHATDAQRIQRALELYRLTGQPMSALLAREVGANAFQQHDAAAPYLTIALEPSDRLVLHARIAQRFDAMLAGGLLDEVERLRRRGDLSPTLPSIRCVGYRQAWAYLDGEIDMAGLREQGIAATRQLCKRQITWLRSTPERHVVDCLAPDYVDQVARLVQTSLESQSQ, from the coding sequence ATGACTGCGTCTGCTGCAAGCGCCCCGCGCGCCATTTGCCTGCTCGGGCCGACAGCGTCCGGCAAAACCGCCGCCGCATTGAAGCTGGCAGAACGCTGGCCGGTCGAGATCATCAGTATGGATTCCGCGCTGGTGTATCGCGGCATGGACATCGGCACCGCCAAGCCCAGCGCCGAAGAACAAGCCATCGCGCCGCATCACCTGATCGACATCATCGATCCGCTCGATGCGTATTCCGCCGCGCAGTTTGCCAACGATGCGAATGCGCTGATCGATGCCATCCGCGCGCGCGGCAAGCTGCCGCTGATCGTCGGCGGCACGATGCTGTATTACAAGGCGCTCACGCAAGGTCTCTCCGATTTGCCCGGCGCCGACCCGGCCATCCGCGCGGAGATCGATGCCGAAGCCGCCCGCGATGGCTGGCCAGCGCTGCACGCCAAACTGGCGCAGGTCGATCCGGTGACGGCCGCGCGATTGCACGCGACCGATGCGCAGCGCATCCAGCGCGCGCTGGAGCTGTATCGACTGACGGGCCAGCCGATGTCCGCTCTGCTCGCACGCGAGGTCGGCGCGAATGCGTTCCAGCAGCATGACGCAGCCGCGCCGTATCTGACGATCGCGCTGGAGCCCTCCGACCGCCTCGTGCTGCATGCGCGCATCGCGCAGCGCTTTGATGCGATGCTCGCCGGCGGCCTGCTCGACGAGGTGGAGCGCTTGCGCCGCCGCGGCGATCTTTCGCCCACGCTACCGTCCATCCGCTGCGTCGGGTATCGCCAAGCGTGGGCGTACCTCGACGGCGAAATCGACATGGCCGGCCTGCGCGAACAAGGCATCGCCGCAACGCGCCAGCTCTGCAAGCGCCAGATCACGTGGCTGCGCAGCACGCCCGAGCGGCACGTGGTCGACTGCCTCGCACCCGATTACGTCGACCAGGTCGCGCGCCTGGTCCAAACCTCACTGGAATCGCAATCACAATGA
- a CDS encoding SirB1 family protein — protein MTTKVLDYFSALVADDDSIPLTETALSIAQDAYPDLDLQAELAAIDVLVARIKNRIADGTPAIQRLRLLNQFFYRELGFGPNANDYYDPENSYLNTVLQSRRGIPISLAVLLMEIGQQIGLPLKGVSFPNHFLVRMSIPAGEVVLDPLTGQTLSKEELQDMLDPYLEKEGIEDPNTVPLGVFLQVATHREIIARMLRNLKAIYLQESRWQRLLAVQQRLVILLPDSIEEVRDRGLAYANLECFRPALEDLEAYVDARPDAADTAKLKERMPTLRAMSKHLN, from the coding sequence ATGACCACTAAAGTCCTCGATTATTTTTCGGCCCTGGTCGCGGACGACGACAGCATCCCACTCACAGAAACCGCCCTGTCAATTGCGCAGGACGCGTATCCGGATCTGGACCTGCAGGCAGAGCTGGCCGCCATCGACGTACTCGTCGCGCGGATCAAAAACCGCATCGCCGACGGCACGCCGGCCATCCAGCGCCTACGCCTGCTCAACCAGTTTTTCTATCGCGAGCTGGGCTTCGGGCCCAATGCAAACGATTACTACGATCCCGAGAACTCCTATCTGAATACCGTGCTGCAAAGCCGGCGCGGCATTCCGATCTCGTTGGCGGTGCTGCTGATGGAGATCGGCCAGCAGATTGGCCTGCCCCTCAAGGGCGTGTCTTTTCCGAACCACTTCCTGGTGCGCATGAGCATTCCGGCAGGCGAGGTCGTGCTAGATCCGCTGACGGGCCAGACGTTGTCGAAAGAAGAGTTGCAGGACATGCTCGACCCGTACCTGGAGAAGGAAGGCATCGAAGACCCGAACACGGTGCCGCTCGGGGTGTTCCTGCAAGTGGCCACGCACCGCGAGATCATCGCGCGCATGCTGCGCAATCTGAAGGCGATCTATCTGCAGGAATCGCGCTGGCAGCGCCTGCTGGCGGTGCAGCAGCGCTTGGTGATTCTGCTGCCCGATTCGATCGAGGAAGTGCGCGACCGAGGGTTGGCCTACGCCAATCTTGAGTGCTTCCGGCCCGCGCTGGAAGACCTGGAAGCCTACGTGGACGCGCGGCCAGATGCAGCCGACACGGCCAAGCTCAAGGAGCGCATGCCAACGCTACGCGCCATGAGCAAGCACTTGAATTGA
- a CDS encoding VTT domain-containing protein, translating into MDIVMQLLDIVLHVDKSLGLLIQQYGAWVYVLLFAIVFAETGLVVLPFLPGDTLLFIAGAMCATGQMDAWLLIVLLVTAAVTGNTVNYFVGSWIGPKVFDGHIRFLDHQALLRTHAFYERHGGKMLVMARFIPVVRTFAPFVAGVSKMTFAKFQLFNMIGAVLWVGLLVLTGDLFGNVPIIREHLNTIVLIGLGAAIVPLALGGLWKLLRRRRGAVAPK; encoded by the coding sequence TTGGATATCGTGATGCAACTGCTCGACATCGTTCTGCATGTCGACAAATCGTTGGGACTGCTCATTCAGCAGTACGGCGCGTGGGTCTACGTGCTGCTGTTCGCCATCGTCTTTGCCGAGACCGGCTTGGTGGTGCTGCCATTCCTGCCGGGCGACACGCTGCTCTTCATTGCCGGCGCAATGTGCGCCACGGGCCAGATGGACGCTTGGCTGCTCATCGTACTGCTGGTCACTGCCGCGGTAACGGGCAACACCGTCAACTACTTCGTCGGTTCGTGGATCGGGCCCAAGGTATTCGACGGCCACATCCGCTTCCTGGATCACCAAGCGCTGCTTAGGACACACGCCTTCTACGAGCGCCATGGCGGCAAAATGCTGGTAATGGCACGTTTCATTCCGGTGGTGCGTACGTTCGCGCCGTTCGTGGCCGGCGTGTCGAAGATGACGTTCGCCAAATTCCAGCTGTTCAACATGATCGGCGCCGTGCTGTGGGTCGGCTTATTGGTGCTGACCGGCGACCTGTTCGGCAACGTGCCCATCATCCGCGAGCACCTGAACACGATCGTGCTTATCGGCCTGGGTGCTGCGATTGTGCCGCTGGCACTGGGCGGGCTATGGAAGCTTCTCAGGCGCCGTCGGGGCGCTGTGGCCCCGAAGTAG
- the murJ gene encoding murein biosynthesis integral membrane protein MurJ yields the protein MNLLKTLATISGLTMLSRITGLIRETLIARAFGASVYTDAFNVAFRIPNLLRRLSAEGAFSQAFVPILGEFKNRQGETETRALVDSVATVMTWFLVVISALGVIGAPLIVTAVATGFKAHENQAYISAIFMTRVMFPYIGLVSLVALASGILNTWRQFAVPAFTPVLLNLSFIVAAVFVAPYLETPIYAQAYAVMVGGILQLAIQVPSLRRVGMLPRVSFNVRQAWHHPGVRRVLKQMLPATLSVSVAQISLIINTNIASRLPTGSVSWLNYADRLMEFPTALLGVALGTILLPSLSKASADNNREEYSSLLDWGLRLTVLLAVPSAVGLFVFGAPLTATLFHYGKFTGMDVEMTRQALTSYGVGLIGLIVIKILAPGFYARQDIRTPMKIALVVLVATQLSNYVFVPIFGHAGLALSISFGATINAALLFFGLRRRGYYHPLPGWGLFIAQVMSAVLLLAGVLLWLAHNFDWVGLGAKPLVRIALLGASLVLCAVVYFGTLWLTGLKFSTLRKKAI from the coding sequence TTGAATCTCCTCAAAACACTCGCCACGATCAGCGGCCTGACGATGCTCTCGCGCATCACGGGGCTCATTCGCGAGACGCTGATCGCCCGTGCCTTTGGTGCTTCGGTGTACACCGATGCCTTCAACGTCGCCTTCCGCATCCCGAACCTGCTACGCCGGCTTTCGGCCGAGGGCGCGTTCTCGCAAGCGTTCGTGCCGATCCTGGGCGAATTCAAGAATCGCCAAGGGGAAACCGAAACACGCGCATTGGTCGACTCGGTGGCCACGGTGATGACGTGGTTCCTGGTGGTCATCTCGGCGCTGGGCGTGATCGGCGCGCCGTTGATCGTCACCGCTGTGGCAACGGGCTTCAAGGCGCACGAGAACCAAGCCTATATCTCGGCGATCTTCATGACGCGCGTGATGTTTCCGTACATCGGGCTCGTGTCGTTGGTGGCGCTGGCATCAGGCATTCTCAATACGTGGCGACAGTTTGCGGTGCCCGCTTTCACTCCGGTGCTCCTGAACCTGTCGTTCATCGTGGCAGCGGTGTTTGTGGCGCCGTACCTCGAAACCCCTATCTACGCACAGGCCTATGCGGTGATGGTGGGCGGCATCCTGCAACTGGCCATTCAGGTCCCGTCATTGCGACGCGTGGGCATGCTGCCACGCGTGTCATTCAATGTGCGACAAGCGTGGCACCACCCGGGCGTGCGGCGCGTGCTTAAGCAGATGCTGCCGGCCACGCTGTCGGTGTCGGTCGCGCAGATCAGCCTGATCATCAACACCAACATTGCATCGCGCCTACCGACGGGCAGCGTGTCGTGGCTGAACTACGCCGACCGGCTGATGGAATTCCCGACCGCACTGCTGGGTGTGGCACTCGGGACGATCCTGCTGCCAAGCCTGTCCAAAGCAAGTGCGGACAACAACCGTGAAGAGTACTCGTCGCTGCTCGACTGGGGCCTGCGGCTGACCGTGCTGCTGGCGGTGCCCTCGGCAGTGGGGCTGTTCGTGTTTGGCGCGCCGCTCACGGCCACGCTGTTCCACTACGGCAAGTTCACCGGCATGGACGTCGAGATGACGCGCCAGGCGCTGACGTCGTACGGCGTGGGGCTGATCGGGCTGATCGTCATCAAGATCCTGGCGCCGGGCTTCTACGCGCGGCAGGACATCCGCACACCGATGAAGATTGCGCTGGTGGTGCTGGTGGCGACGCAGTTGTCCAACTATGTGTTCGTGCCGATTTTCGGACACGCGGGGCTGGCGCTGTCGATCAGCTTTGGCGCGACCATCAATGCGGCGCTGCTGTTCTTCGGCCTGCGCCGTCGCGGCTATTACCACCCGCTGCCGGGCTGGGGTCTATTCATCGCGCAGGTGATGTCGGCCGTACTGCTGCTGGCGGGCGTGCTGCTGTGGCTTGCACACAATTTTGATTGGGTGGGATTGGGTGCCAAGCCGCTCGTACGCATCGCGCTGCTGGGGGCAAGTTTGGTCCTGTGCGCGGTGGTCTATTTCGGTACACTGTGGCTCACCGGATTGAAGTTTTCCACGCTCCGAAAAAAGGCCATCTGA